One window from the genome of Hippoglossus hippoglossus isolate fHipHip1 chromosome 10, fHipHip1.pri, whole genome shotgun sequence encodes:
- the LOC117769280 gene encoding non-histone chromosomal protein HMG-14A-like isoform X2 codes for MPKRKGTEGGEKDEPKRRSARLSARPVAAKQEPKVKKAAKKEKAVNDKREEKKTKKAKENAEAEANEENHSENGEAKTNEVEAAPEEAKEEAKSE; via the exons GGAAAAGGATGAG CCCAAGAGGAGATCGGCTCGGTTATCAGCG AGACCGGTCGCAGCCAAGCAGGAGCCAAAGGTCAAGAAGGCAGCGAAG aaagaaaaggCCGTGAACgacaagagggaggaaaagaagaccAAGAAGGCAAAGGAGAACGCCGAGGCAGAGGCGAATGAGGAAAACCACTCCGAGAATGGAGAGGCCAAGACCAACGAG GTGGAGGCAGCCCCTGAGGAGGCCAAGGAGGAGGCCAAGTCCGAGTAG
- the LOC117769280 gene encoding non-histone chromosomal protein HMG-14A-like isoform X1 encodes MPKRKGTEGGEKDEPKRRSARLSAQRPVAAKQEPKVKKAAKKEKAVNDKREEKKTKKAKENAEAEANEENHSENGEAKTNEVEAAPEEAKEEAKSE; translated from the exons GGAAAAGGATGAG CCCAAGAGGAGATCGGCTCGGTTATCAGCG caAAGACCGGTCGCAGCCAAGCAGGAGCCAAAGGTCAAGAAGGCAGCGAAG aaagaaaaggCCGTGAACgacaagagggaggaaaagaagaccAAGAAGGCAAAGGAGAACGCCGAGGCAGAGGCGAATGAGGAAAACCACTCCGAGAATGGAGAGGCCAAGACCAACGAG GTGGAGGCAGCCCCTGAGGAGGCCAAGGAGGAGGCCAAGTCCGAGTAG